The Acinonyx jubatus isolate Ajub_Pintada_27869175 chromosome B3, VMU_Ajub_asm_v1.0, whole genome shotgun sequence genomic interval CACCCCCGAGCCCCGGCCGGCTGCCCCCGGGGTGCGTAACCGTCCCGCCCGCGCCATGGCTACTTTCCACCTGTTCTGACCGTTCCCGACCCTCCTTCTCCCCAAGTCTTGGCCCTCCATGGGATTTGCCCCTGACCCCCAGtctcctctctcccagctccccGGCCCTGGCTGGAGCCCACCCCCAGTGTTTCCACCCATTCCCTCCACAGGCCAGCTCAGTGGAGCAGCTGCGGAAGGAGGGCAACGAGTTGTTCAAATGCGGGGACTACGAGGGCGCCCTGACGGCCTACACTCAGGCCCTGGGTCTGGGTGCGACGCCTCAGGACCAGGCAATCCTGCACCGAAACCGGGCCGCCTGCCACCTGAAGCTGGTGAGGGAGCCcactgcccttcctctgccctgccaCGGCCCGGTTTCCCCGTCTCGCTGCTGCTTGGGCCCCGGTTGGGCATTCACCGTCCCAGGCCACCTACACTGGTCTGATGTCTCTTGGGCCTCCGGGTGGTGGTGAATCGAGTGGCTCTAGGGAACTACCCTGCTGCCCCGCTAGTGCTGGGAAAGGGAGATGACCAGCCTCTCAAGCCCCTGAACCTCTTCTTGCAGGAAGATTACGACAAAGCCGAAACCGAAGCATCCAAAGGTAGGGGACTGTGGGCGGTGGTGTGGAGCTGTGGGGCTTCTCCTGGGGGGCAGGGATTCTGGGACCACTGCATGTTCacattctccttttcctttggcCCCTGAAAcacctctgctttctttctttcccacttcctTGGGCATTTCCTTTTCTGCAGCTACCCTCACCTTTTCTGAGGCTGGATTACTGAGTCCCACATCTgtccccccaccttcctctggCCCTCGAGATCTTTCCCCTACCGCTCTTGCCTGGAGATTGGTGGCCTCATGGGTGCTGACGGAGCTCCCGTTTGTACTCAGCCATTGAAAAGGACGGAGGGGATGTCAAAGCACTTTACCGGCGCAGCCAAGCCCTAGAGAAGTTGGGCCGTCTTGACCAGGCTGTCCTTGACCTGCAGAGATGTGTGAGCCTGGAGCCCAAGAACAAAGTTTTCCAGGAGGCCCTGAGAAACATCGGGGGCCAGATTCAGGAGAAGGTATGTAAATGAcatggggtggaggagagagaggtggtAGAGGGACATTGGCCAATGGATCTGGGCAAAGGGTGTAAACACAGAGAGGAGATACTGATGGCAAATGAGCTTATGGAATGAGGCTCAGTCTTGCTAGTATTTagggaaaagcaaacagaaataaCAGCAACGTGCCGTTTTTTGGTTGTCTCTTTGGCAAGctttttcttcctaatgtttatatatttttgagagagagagagcgcaagcgagcggaggaggggcagagagagagcgagacccagaatctgaagcaggctctaggctctgagctgtcagcacagagcccgaggcagggctcgaagtcatgaaccgcgagatcatgacctgagctggagtcagacgcttaaccagctgaaccacccgggcgctcGTTTGGCAAACTTTTTAAGCTTTTACACTCTGCTAGAATTAGGGAGGCAGACACTTAAGTGGTGGGCTTGCTCACCCACTGCTGGAGTTGGTATAAATTGGTACATCTCCTTAGCAtatgtcttaaaattttaaatgagcatATCTGTGATTTAGTATGTTTACTTCTTGTTGCCTTCCCTAGAGAAGCCTTGCGCATGTACACAAGCAGGCGTGTGTATGTTTATTTCAGACTTGTTTGTAGTAATGAAAAATCAAATTGGAGCTTTGTCTTACCGCCGGCAATAGGGGAATGGCTAAATAAACTGGGTGCTGCCCTTACTATAGACTCCTATGCCGTCGTCACCAAGAACAGGTAGATCCACGTGTATAGAGGTGGAAAGAGGCTACTTGTTAAATGAGAAAGCAAAGTGGGCTGTAACACACACTGTATGATATCGTTTATGTTAAAACACTACCCCACATACACCCTCAAAATGATACCATGTTTTTTCTGTGGGTCCGTTTGGGTGtgtaaatatgaagaaaaatctttttaaaaatagacgtCAGAATGATAACAGCATGACTCCTTGGTAAAGGAGTAGATTgatgttttgtttgagagagtgcgctcatgcgagtgggggaggggcagagggagtcgggagtgagaatcttaagcaggctctgtccacgctgagtgtggagcccaaggtggggctcgatctcacagctgtgagatcatgatctgtgtCGAAATCGAGTCGGAcccttaagcgactgagccagtcagttcccccctccctcccgatGGGGTTTTTCAAAGGAGATTTTGCTTCATCCATTACCTTTATGATCTAGGAACAGACATTGTTTGTATAGTACATATGTTTAAAAGTTACCTTAggagaaaaaatatctgaagacCATCTTGAACAATGTCCAAGCTTGAATTAATCAGATAACGTGATGTTACAGTGCTGGCACAGTGAAAGCAGGAAATACCATGGCAGTCACCTTACTGAAAGCTTGAGACCCGGGAAGGCACATCGTTATGTCTCCATGCCAGCTCTGTGTGGTCAGCAGGAGCTGCCTAGGGCCCTGTGTTGAGAAGGATTAGGAAGCAGATGGCCCGGGGCTAGCAGAATGTGCCATGACAGATTTGTCCATCTGCCCTGAATGCAAAGGGGGAAGCCGGGAGTGGTGCATGGGCTAGGTATGTGCCCCTGTCCGTAactctgggtggggggagggcctaGGATGGTcttaatcagattattttattatttcatttattatttttgagacagtgagcagggaaggagcagaaagagagagggagacagaggatctgaagcgggctctgcactgacagcagagagcctgatgcgggactcgaactcacgaaccttgagatcatgacctgggctgaagcccgatgcttaactgcctgagccattcaggtgccccgaTTTCTgacaagttttttaaataatctgattgaggggcacctgggtggctcagtcgattaaacgtcgggcttcagcccaggtcatgatctcacggttggtgagtttgagccccgcatcgggctctctgctgtcagcgcagagcccgcttcagatcctctgtctccctctctctctgcccctcacctgcaccctctttctctcaaaaataaataaacatgaaaaaaaaaaaaaaaagaaagaagatgtcaGAGGAGAGTTCTGGAGCCACAGGGAGCATTAGCAACTACCTCCTGATCTCCTGGCTCCCTTGCAGCAGGCGTCAATGCCGAGTTCTCTGTCGTGGGCAGAGCACCCATGCTGCCACAGCACAGAGGGTAGCAGTGGGAATGGATTGCCTCATGGCCAACAGGATGCCCGCCCTTCTGAATGGCACTGCCTTCAGCATTGGCGCCACCTGTCCTGCCCAAGCGGGAAGCCGCTCAGAGAGGAAAACAGCCTCGGGAAGTTTGGGTGAAGCTGCCAGGCGAGTCTCTTCCTGCCCAAGGTAGCTTGGTGCCCGCCCTAAACCCAAATGTCCTAGCTGTGCCTCCCGGAGACCGGAGCCAGGCCGTGGGAGGAGCCGAAGAGAACAAATAGGGAATGTGATGTCTCTGGCTAAAAGAGTGATTTCTTCCATGCCTTGTTGGTTTGTCGTAGGTGCGGTACATGTCCTCGACGGACGCCAAAGTGGAACAGATGTTTCAGATACTCTTGGACCCCCAAGAGAAAGGCACCGAGAAAAAGCAGAAGGTATATCCATGTCTGGACTGAGTGAGTGGGGGCTGAACTCCCACTGGAGCTGCCCCTCCCTGGGTGCCGATGTTGGCCCAGAAGCTGCTGCTGTGCTCCCGAGCAGCCGAGCTCCCAGAGCCTGAGCGACAGCTTacagggcctggggcctgagtGTGAGCCACGGAGAGGGAACCTGTGTTCACTGAGCGCCttgttgccaggggctagggccGTGGAGGTGACTGAGGCGGGCTCTGCCAGGGACTCTGGATTCCGTTTACTCTAACCATCAATCCCGAGAGCAAGCTCTCCCTTCtacttacagaggaggaaactgcagttcagagaggttcagtgTATGGCCAAGGTCACTCAGGTGCTGAGTGGAAGCAGTGAGGTCCAGAGCTCAGGGTCTCTGCTTGCCCTGGCCTGTGCTGCATGTAGTGTCCGCATTGTGGCGCACTTCCTTTGACACAGGCTTCCCAGAACCTGGTGGTGCTGGCCCGGGAGGATGCCGGGGCTGAGAAGATCTTCCGGAGCAATGGGGTTCAGCTCTTACAACAGCTGCTGGACACGGGTGAGGCCGACCTCATGCTGGCGGCTCTGCGCACGCTGGTCGGCATTTGCTCCGAGCACCAGTCTCGGGTAGGTGGGCGGAGGGGCGGGGTTGCTACCTCAGTcagtctgtctgtccctccctccacccacccagccacccacccctCATCGTATTCCCAGAAGAACTGAAGGCAGAGTTCAAGGAGACCTGTAACaagagaggaaaaattaaaatagctcGAAAAAGCCCAATGTGATTTGGGATGAGCTGGGGCCTGAAAAGAGCAAAAGCAGCCCACCGGTACCCCAAGCCCTTGCTTTTGGTGGGCTTAAAGTGTGCGGCGGGCTCAGAGATGCCTGGCCCCAGACTCACGCACCGTCCACACAGTGAGAGAAGCTTGGTACCAGGAGAAGGGTCCCTGTCCTTCCCTAACCATCAAACTGGCATTTCCCCTGCGGGGCATCCTCCAGCGAATGATGTGGTCGGTGATGTTACCCACAGCATCTGGACCATCGAGACAGTGACCACATATGCGGGGCTTGACCCTGAACGGATTCTCAGCATAGATGGGGCACATCCAGTACAGACAATTTCACAAGAACAGTCCTACCCCGATGAAGTCTGCGCCCTCGCTCTTGCCTGAGCAGGCTGGACCCAGGGGACAGGGACTCGAGCCTTGGTTCCTTCCAGAGGCACCCGTGATTCCTAGATCAGGGATGGAGCTGTGGGACATTCTGTGAAAGATGTTTGGGCCAAGCTCAGGTTGTATTTCTGGGTCTCCCCAGACTAAGAATGGTGAAACCATGCGAATTGCATCTACctccttctgccttcctgcctgtgCCAGTGTGAATATCCAGCTTAGAAATGGGGTAGAGAGACCTTGCAGTCTCTTCCATGCATGTCCACATGCCCAGAGTGTAGACAGAGCCTCACACTTGGCATTGGAAAGGAACTAGGTGTCCCTGGAGCTGAGTCCCGGAGCTTGTCCAGACTTCTGTGACTCCTTGCTAGGGAAACACGAACCAAAGCAGCTGTTTTTGGGGCCACGGTGTTCCTTGTCTCCTCTCACTGGAGCCGAGGAGAGGAGAGGTAGTGGTGGATGCCTCTGGAATGCTTTCTTTAGGAAGCCTTTCCAGCAGAATAATCCTGGCATTACCCCTGGTCACACCCTCAGGCCCACTTTGATTCCACTTGGAGCTGGTCCTTCCACCCggatgttttctctccctctggccacACTCACAACTCACACTTAGGGGTCTCTGTAGCTGCCCTTCACCAACTGgaggctctgtccctctctgtcccacacAGACAGTGGCAACCCTGAGCGTGCTGGGAACTCGGCGGGTAGTCTCCATCCTGGGCGTGGAAAACCAGGCCGTGTCCCTGGCTGCCTGCCACCTGCTGCAGGTTATATTTGATGCCCTCAAGGAAGGCGTCAAGAAAGGCTTCAGAGGCAAAGAAGGCGCCATCATTGTGGGTGAGTACACTCAGGTCCGCGGTCCTTTGGGTGTTGCGATCGTGGAGGGGAAGGGGCTCAGCCAAACAAACCAGCTCTTTGCAGCTGCAGGTTGTTGAGGAATGTGGCTTGGGGACAGTATTTGACTCTAGGTTCTAAGCCAGGGTACCTGCAGGGAAGGCTGGAGCCCAGGCCAGAGCCCAGGATGCAGGTCTcccttttctgtgtctccctggccTACAGGGGAAGTTCAGGGGCCAGACAGGGCTGGGCCACTGTGGAGCCCACGAATGTCTTTTCATTGCCAGATCCTGCCCGGGAGCTGAAGATCCTTATCAGTAACCTCTTGGAACTACTGACTGAGGTGGGGGTCTCTGGTCAAGGTCGGGACAACGCTCTGACCCTCCTGATTAAAACAGTGCCCCGGAAGTCTCTTAAGGACCCCAACAACAGCCTCACCCTCTGGGTCATTGACCAAGGTTGGTGATCAGTTTTAAAGAAGGACAAGGTTACTGAGCGTATGTGTTACATCTTGCTTGGGTGACTGGGCCGAGTTATCCCCAGTGGGGACTGTTCCCTGCCATATGTCTGCACTGAAGTGCACCCTGTGGCTGCATCGTATCCTTAGAGAACTCAGAGTTAGACCCTTCAGCCgtgagcatgtgcacatgcttGTACATCGAGCAGGTGTTGCACGCAGGTTAAGGGGGAGGCTGGACCAGCTTTCTGTGTTTGAAGTTTTTTCAGTGAGTGTAAATTACTTCTATACTCAGAGAAAAAATGCTTAGAAGTTTACTATATAAATTCATACTTCTCAGAGAAAATGCTTAGAAGTTTACTATATAAATTCATACTTCTCATTCATACTTTTACTATATAAATTCATACTTCTATACTCAGAGAAAAAATGCTTAGAAGTTTACTATATAAATTCATACTTCTCAtacttctcagggtgcctggctgtctcagtcggtggaacacaccaactcttgatcttggggtcatgagtttgagccttgcattgggcagAGAGAGTACTTTAAAAGAGTAttacatacgtatatacatacacgcaTATGTTCATTAACTAATTCGTAAAACGTAAGTGAGGAAGGTTTGGCAAAGTCCCTGCATGAATACATTTATCGGGGGCTCATCCTTCAGTGTCCCAGTCATGGTGTGAGCCATGGGTGTTATTTTCCCCTTCAGTTTTACAGACCAGGAGCCTCAGAGTCCCCAGAACATTTGGCCCCATGGGTAGGGCCACCATGCAGTCCTCacttctttagttttatttatttattttttaatgtttctttttgagagagggaaaggagagacagggcatgagtgggggagggcagagagaaagggagacacagaatccaaagcaggctccaggttctgagctgtcagcacagagcctgatgcgggactcgaactcacgaacctgagagatcatgccctgagctgaagtcagatgtgtaactgactgagccacccaggtgcccccatgcggTCCTCACTTCTGAGTTCCTTCCCCGACCCCAGAGCCGCCTCCATAGGCAGTGGTGGTTAGCTGGCCATGCTCTCTGAGCCTGCTTTGCGTGTGGCTGTCCACGCCCTATGCCCTTGTCCCTGAGAGGTCCCTCTTCTCCGCGCCTCTCCCAGGGAGCATCCTCCCTTTGCCGCTAGGGGTTGGAACTAGCATTCTGCTGCCTAAATAGTGTGTCTTTTCAGGCCTGAAAAAGATTCTGGAGGTGGGGGGCTCTGTGCAGGACCCTCCTGGGGAACTCATGGTGACGGCAAACAGCCGCATGAGCGCCTCCGTCCTCCTCAGCAAGCTTTTCGATGACCTGAAGTGTGATGCTGAGAGGGAGAATTTCCACCGACTCTGCGAAAACTACATCAAGTAAGGGAATTGGCCCCTTGTCTCATTGCCGGGGGCTCCGACAGGAGTCCTGACCCCTCAGGGAAGGGTGGCAGGGAAAGGTTTTCAGCAGGGAGAGCAGCCTGGGGGAGGCCTAGCCGGGGACAGGGACACTTCTTTTCCCAAAGTGGCCTCCCCGGGGACGTTCTGTGGTCCGTTCTACGATGCAGCAATGTCCTCGAGCACTCCCTGTGCTTCCTGAGCACTTGCTGTGTTCCCACACGGCGGTGCAGCGTGATAGTCGTCCTACCCTTAAGGAGGCGACAGGTGGGGCTGAAGACACATCGTAAACTAAGCAGAACAATTTCAGGTCTTGATGAGTACAGGAAAGGCAATGGACGGTGGTGTGAGCGAGAGTAACCTATGTCAGGCATATAATCAGGGGAGGCCTGAaagcccagagagagaaaatgggcagCTGGCCTCCTGGGGAACGTCCTAGTCTTCCCATTGGTGGCTTTTCTTGCTGTTCCCGCCCAAGTAGTGCAGATGCCTGGCCGGTGGACgggaagggggggaaggagggtCCCGTTATGTCAGCTTTGGTGTGACAGCTGTCACCCTGTGCCCCTCAGGAGCTGGTTTGAGGGCCAAGGGCTGGCCGGGAAGCTGCGGGCCATCCAGACGGTGTCCTGCCTCCTGCAGGGCCCATGCGAAGCCGGCAACCGGGCCCTGGAGCTGAGTGGCGTCATGGAGAGCGTGATCGCTCTGTGTGCCTCTGAGCAGGAGGAAGAGCAGCTGGTAGCCGTGGAGGCCCTCATCCACGCGGCCGGCAAGGCCAAGCGGGCCTCGTTCATCACTGCCAACGGCGTCTCGCTGCTGAAGGACCTGTATAAGCGCAGCGAGAAGGACAGCATCCGGATCCGGGCGCTGGTGGTGAGACGTGCCGGCCTGGGCTGGGCACACGGGTGGGTGGGCAGGCGGGGGTATTGGGTGGCCCGTATCTCAGGGGGCGGCTCCGGCACCTGCTGGTGAAAATATGGGATGTGCGGGGCCTCGTCGAGGCCGGAGACATGAGCCCTGGCTCCTTCTACCACGCGGCTCATGGGCTCATGGTCCCGTCGGGGAGATGAGCCTCGTCCTGAGAGGACTCATGCCGCCCCCTGGAGGTGGTAGGAGAAGCTCCAGGAGGAgatggtggaggaggaagaggaccgCCGGGCCAGGCTAGTCAGAGGGGCCATGCGGAAAGGCGGGGCCTGCAGGCGGCCCCAGGTGCTGGTGGCTTGAGCACTGGATGGCCTCCATGCAGCTTGGGAAAGCCAGTCCTCCTCCTTGGGGAGGCCTGaaaacccagagagagaaaatgagcttaGTCTCGGACTTCTCCATCCCGGGAGGATGTTGCCTTGGCCGAGGCACCTGTCTTCTCGCCACACGTGTCATAGCTCCACCTGCAAAGAGCTCTTTGTCTGACACGGAAATGAACAGAGCAAGTCCAGGGGTAGATCTGGAGGGGCTGGGATCCAGGCCTGCGCAGGGGACGATACGCCAGTCTCTCCAGATGCGTGCCACGTGGCCACCCCCGTAGCTGATTTGCTGCCGGTGCTGCAGGTGGTAGCCTGGGGTGGATGTGCGTGGCCTCCAGAGGGCCGGGCTCAGAggagcccagctctgcctccaTCCCCGGAGACCGACAGCTGGTTCTCGCCGCCTCCTCCAGGGGCTGTGCAAGCTCGGCTCGGCTGGAGGGACGGACTTCAGCATGAAGCAGTTTGCCGAAGGCTCTACTCTCAAACTCGCCAAGCAGTGTCGGAAGTGAGTTATTTGGTGTTGCCATGGCTCCCCACCTTCGAGAGAAAGGTCTGGGTGGAGGGTGGGACCTCCTCATGACCCTGCTCTCCTCCAGGCAGACCCTCCTGGATCCTGCCACGTGAACTGCTTCGTGCGTGGAGGGGGTGCACAAGCCTGTGGCTTTGCCTGCTCGGTCTTGGcggccccttcccccagcccttctGATGGTCATCCGCCGCCCCACATGTCCCTAGGTGGCTGTGCAATGACCAGATCGATGCAGGCACCCGGCGCTGGGCAGTGGAGGGCCTGGCCTACCTCACCTTCGACGCCGATGTGAAGGAAGAGTTTGTGGAAGATGAGGCCGCCCTGAAGGCTCTGTTCCAGCTCAGCAGGGTAGCTCGTGGCTTCCTGTAGTCCTCTAGGAACAGCGTCTAGGATTAGAACTTACCGAGCTCTTTTGGCAGGCCTCGGCCAAAGGCTCTTGTGGCCTCGgatgggtggggagggctggcagCCCGCGTGGGTGCTCCGTGGCGTAGACCTGCTGGGCTGCACCCGCAGCGTCAGACAGGATGGATGGTCTCTTTGGAGGAGTTGGGGGGGTCGGGTGTGTGAGCTCCCAAAGTCTGGGGCCAGCTTGGGCCTGGGAGGTTCCCACGTTCATCCCAGTGCCCGAGCGGTCCTGCTGGGGGTAGAGTCGGTGACCTGGGCAGCATTTGTCCCATGCTCCTTTGCCCCGGGATGGCCGGCTGACCGCCCCTCTGCTGCCGGCAGTCCGAGGAGAGGTCGGTGCTCTTTGCGGTGGCCTCGGCACTGGTGAACTGCACCAATAGCTACGACTATGAGGAGCCGGACCCCAAGATGGTGGAGCTGGCCAAGTACGCCAAGCAGCATGTTCCGGAGCAGCACCCCAAGGTGAGGGAGCCTGAGAGGCTTTGGGGGCCTCTGTGCCTTTGGGACCAGTTGACCTGGGGTATCCACAGCAGCTTAAACTTCCGTGTGAGCAAGTTTCTTTCCCTTTGTACTCCCGTTCATCAGTTTGTGCTGTACGGAGGGTCCCCCTTTTCCTGTCCAGCCAGCCAAGGCTCTTTTGCTAATAAGCTGCCTCCCCACCCAGGACAAAGCAGGTTTCGTGCGGGCTCGGGTGAAGAAGCTGCTGGCGGCGGGCGTGGTGTCGGCCATGACGTGCATGGTGAAAACCGAGAGCCCTGTGCTGACCAATTCCTGCCGAGAGCTGCTCTCCAGGTGAGGCCACCTCGGCGCAGCCAGAAGCCTCGAGACGGTCCGTGTAACTGCAGAGGAGTAGGTCCCCGGGGTTGCGGGCCTCTGGGAGTGAGGGGCCACCGTGTAGCTTCCTGCTTTCGCTGAGTCCAGACGGTGCGGTGTGAGCCAGAGCCCCGGCCCCCGCCCACCTTCACCCTCTCCCCGCAGGGTCTTCCTGGCTTTGGTGGATGATGTAGAAGACCGCGGCACTGTAGTTGCTCAGGGAGGGGGCAAGGTAAGCTTGCACGCTCCTTCCTGGTGGTCTGTAAAACGTGAGTCAGCGGCCGCCACACTGGAGACGAGGCCGGAAGGCATTACGAATGACCGGCAGGAACATCTTCCTGCCGAGTGAGTGATGCCGACGAGGGCAGGTTTGTGCCGATTCAGGTCCCAagttctcctcctctccctcatgTCACTGACCTGCATGGTCTGGGGCCCAGCACAAGCCGTGGCTGGCCCTTAATAGGTGTTTCCTGAAGTGTTTGGGCAGCTTAAGGGGATGCCTGGGAGACATGAAGAGATCTGAGCAATGTGGTCAAGCccgggggaggagagaggcgaGCACCCGGTCAGGGCTCAGGGCCTGGTGGTTTGGGCCTGACCTGCTAGGACACATCTCGGACACTCATGGGCTTGTCCCCACAGGCTCTGCTCCCACTGGCCCTGGAAGGCACTGATGTGGGGCAGACAAAGGCTGCCCAGGCTCTTGCCAAGCTCACCATCACCTCCAACCCAGAGATGACTTTTCCTGGAGAGCGCGTATGTGTTCtgctgccccagccctggcctctccTCCACCTCTCACTGGGTCCTGGTGGCCTCTGACCTGGGCTGTGGCTCCTCCTTGGGACTGACAGGACGTGGCAGCTTTGCTGAGCCCTGGTGTGGGGAGGGTGGCCTTCTCTCTGAGGGCGGGCTCTGCCCCTCAGGGCGGTGGGGGCAGGGCGAGTGGCCCTGACAGGTGGATGTATCACAGATCTACGAGGTGGTCCGGCCCCTCGTCTCCTTGTTGCACCTCAACTGCTCAGGCTTGCAGAACTTCGAGGCACTCATGGCTCTGACCAACCTGGCGGGGATCAGTGAGAGGCTCCGGTAAGGT includes:
- the UNC45A gene encoding protein unc-45 homolog A isoform X2 → MTASSVEQLRKEGNELFKCGDYEGALTAYTQALGLGATPQDQAILHRNRAACHLKLEDYDKAETEASKAIEKDGGDVKALYRRSQALEKLGRLDQAVLDLQRCVSLEPKNKVFQEALRNIGGQIQEKVRYMSSTDAKVEQMFQILLDPQEKGTEKKQKASQNLVVLAREDAGAEKIFRSNGVQLLQQLLDTGEADLMLAALRTLVGICSEHQSRTVATLSVLGTRRVVSILGVENQAVSLAACHLLQVIFDALKEGVKKGFRGKEGAIIVDPARELKILISNLLELLTEVGVSGQGRDNALTLLIKTVPRKSLKDPNNSLTLWVIDQGLKKILEVGGSVQDPPGELMVTANSRMSASVLLSKLFDDLKCDAERENFHRLCENYIKSWFEGQGLAGKLRAIQTVSCLLQGPCEAGNRALELSGVMESVIALCASEQEEEQLVAVEALIHAAGKAKRASFITANGVSLLKDLYKRSEKDSIRIRALVGLCKLGSAGGTDFSMKQFAEGSTLKLAKQCRKWLCNDQIDAGTRRWAVEGLAYLTFDADVKEEFVEDEAALKALFQLSRSEERSVLFAVASALVNCTNSYDYEEPDPKMVELAKYAKQHVPEQHPKDKAGFVRARVKKLLAAGVVSAMTCMVKTESPVLTNSCRELLSRVFLALVDDVEDRGTVVAQGGGKALLPLALEGTDVGQTKAAQALAKLTITSNPEMTFPGERIYEVVRPLVSLLHLNCSGLQNFEALMALTNLAGISERLRQKILKEKAVPMIEGYMFEEHEMIRRAATECMCNLAMSKEVQDLFEAKGNDRLKLLVLYSGEDDELLRRAAAGGLAMLTSMRPSLCSRIPQVTTHWLEILQALLLSSNQELQHRGAVVALNMVEASKDIASSLMESEVLEILSVLAKGKESPVTRAAAACLAKAVEYGLIKPNQDGE
- the UNC45A gene encoding protein unc-45 homolog A isoform X1; translation: MTVSGPGTPEPRPAAPGASSVEQLRKEGNELFKCGDYEGALTAYTQALGLGATPQDQAILHRNRAACHLKLEDYDKAETEASKAIEKDGGDVKALYRRSQALEKLGRLDQAVLDLQRCVSLEPKNKVFQEALRNIGGQIQEKVRYMSSTDAKVEQMFQILLDPQEKGTEKKQKASQNLVVLAREDAGAEKIFRSNGVQLLQQLLDTGEADLMLAALRTLVGICSEHQSRTVATLSVLGTRRVVSILGVENQAVSLAACHLLQVIFDALKEGVKKGFRGKEGAIIVDPARELKILISNLLELLTEVGVSGQGRDNALTLLIKTVPRKSLKDPNNSLTLWVIDQGLKKILEVGGSVQDPPGELMVTANSRMSASVLLSKLFDDLKCDAERENFHRLCENYIKSWFEGQGLAGKLRAIQTVSCLLQGPCEAGNRALELSGVMESVIALCASEQEEEQLVAVEALIHAAGKAKRASFITANGVSLLKDLYKRSEKDSIRIRALVGLCKLGSAGGTDFSMKQFAEGSTLKLAKQCRKWLCNDQIDAGTRRWAVEGLAYLTFDADVKEEFVEDEAALKALFQLSRSEERSVLFAVASALVNCTNSYDYEEPDPKMVELAKYAKQHVPEQHPKDKAGFVRARVKKLLAAGVVSAMTCMVKTESPVLTNSCRELLSRVFLALVDDVEDRGTVVAQGGGKALLPLALEGTDVGQTKAAQALAKLTITSNPEMTFPGERIYEVVRPLVSLLHLNCSGLQNFEALMALTNLAGISERLRQKILKEKAVPMIEGYMFEEHEMIRRAATECMCNLAMSKEVQDLFEAKGNDRLKLLVLYSGEDDELLRRAAAGGLAMLTSMRPSLCSRIPQVTTHWLEILQALLLSSNQELQHRGAVVALNMVEASKDIASSLMESEVLEILSVLAKGKESPVTRAAAACLAKAVEYGLIKPNQDGE